A stretch of Planctomycetaceae bacterium DNA encodes these proteins:
- a CDS encoding serine hydrolase domain-containing protein — MNEHFDPEKIRQRIAGICHDARLPAASVCYGSSKGPLLLYDWCSTNDTALIPGSRRYLVASITKPVISMLAMLLVSQGRLRLGDRVCGILDSFCKPGLRGITIRHLLTHTCGLPDMLPENQQLRERHATVADFVEAVSRANPDFVAGTDCRYSSMGYAVLGHLIEHIAEDQLATVLRKSLLEPLGMDSTWLGVPGSLAETILPTIETCQLPIWQDSDCYWNWNSRYWRTLGAPWGGLISTAEDLGRFALLMLRLGRTIDGRPIIPAAAVRASIRNQTTQMSLLPDSVRRSQQWGYGWRMNWNDHSACFCELLPETTFGHWGATGTVFWVCPEYDIWAVVLTAVPYEISQAPIQKISNLLASTC, encoded by the coding sequence ATGAACGAGCATTTCGATCCGGAGAAAATCAGACAGAGGATTGCGGGGATCTGCCACGATGCGCGGTTACCCGCGGCAAGCGTTTGTTATGGTTCATCGAAGGGCCCTCTTCTTCTTTACGATTGGTGCAGCACCAATGACACAGCGCTGATCCCGGGTAGTCGCCGCTATTTGGTTGCCTCTATCACGAAACCCGTGATTTCGATGCTGGCCATGTTGCTGGTCAGTCAGGGGCGACTTCGTCTGGGAGACCGCGTCTGCGGAATTCTCGACTCTTTCTGTAAGCCTGGTCTGCGTGGCATCACCATTCGACACCTGCTCACTCACACCTGTGGCTTGCCAGACATGCTGCCTGAGAACCAGCAGCTCAGGGAGAGGCACGCCACGGTGGCCGATTTTGTGGAAGCAGTCTCCCGGGCAAACCCGGATTTCGTCGCAGGAACCGACTGCCGTTACAGCAGCATGGGTTATGCCGTTCTTGGTCACCTGATCGAACACATCGCCGAAGACCAACTCGCCACCGTGCTCAGGAAGTCCCTGCTTGAGCCGTTGGGAATGGATTCCACGTGGCTTGGCGTGCCGGGATCTCTGGCAGAAACGATCCTGCCCACCATTGAAACCTGTCAGCTGCCCATCTGGCAAGATTCGGATTGCTACTGGAACTGGAACAGTCGTTACTGGCGAACACTCGGTGCGCCCTGGGGTGGTTTGATTTCAACGGCTGAAGATCTTGGACGGTTTGCGCTGTTGATGCTCAGGCTTGGTCGAACTATCGATGGTCGCCCGATCATTCCCGCTGCAGCCGTGCGTGCTTCGATTCGAAACCAGACAACGCAGATGTCTCTACTTCCGGATTCCGTCCGCAGATCACAACAATGGGGCTATGGGTGGCGGATGAACTGGAACGATCATTCTGCCTGCTTTTGTGAGCTACTGCCCGAGACAACATTCGGGCACTGGGGTGCGACCGGAACCGTGTTTTGGGTCTGTCCGGAATACGATATCTGGGCAGTCGTGTTAACGGCTGTCCCCTATGAAATCAGTCAGGCTCCCATCCAGAAGATCAGCAATCTGCTTGCCAGCACTTGTTGA
- the hrpB gene encoding ATP-dependent helicase HrpB produces the protein MPVPLPIDDVLPELVAALRSNNCAVLKADAGAGKTTRVPLALLRAGFTSEQTSHVGSPLGDQQIVMLEPRRIAARTSARRIASETGEQVGQTIGYRVRFDEAVSASTRVLIVTEGILLRRLQDDPFLEDIGVVVFDEFHERRLDSDLALAMVRRVQQTVRPDLRIVVMSATMDPGPVSHWLGNCPVIESRGRTFPVRVEYLRRTDRIPLPTLAAQGVEHVLAQTDGDILVFLPGVGEIMKTQRELDSLARRHNIAIMPLYGDLSSEEQDQVLAHNVRRKIVLATNVAETSITIDGITAVVDSGYARQMHFDADVGLDRLEMRPVSKASADQRAGRAGRTRPGVCLRLWDESAYRTRADYDQAELHRVDLSAAVLRLHAWGEKNVALFPWFESPPETALRHADRLLRLLGAMDDNGVTAHGQAMVRLPTSPRIARLLIETQNHGLGRRGALLAALLTERDPFVAGNGPVAGKTPAARSQSDVLDRLLAFESFQQTGNPVTSFGTIHRANARTIQLVARQFERVQKDSEYGSDEFRNQADEWILRSLVAAFPDRIAKRREPGSDRGLMIGGRGVRFGSQSSVRQCELFLCVDTDGRGTDALIRKASEVRREWLPSSLIRTVDELFFHPTQKSVTARRRTYMEDLLLDETPTAVEDTSEAAEILFQAAKSNWSSVFPSDDVAVAGFCTRLACLTEWMPELNLPALGGTELQEILREICQGRRSFSEVRRAPWLAVIQSRLDYAAIRTIEREAPESILVPSGSRIRLVYESGRPPVLPVRIQEMFGLRQTPRVAGGRIAVLLHLLAPNMRPQQVTDDLASFWANTYPEVRKELKRRYPKHSWPEDPLTAEAVSGAKRRQN, from the coding sequence ATGCCAGTGCCATTGCCGATCGATGACGTCCTGCCCGAACTTGTGGCTGCTTTGCGTTCAAACAATTGCGCGGTGCTGAAGGCTGATGCCGGCGCCGGGAAAACGACGCGCGTACCTCTCGCATTACTCCGGGCCGGCTTCACCTCCGAACAGACTTCCCACGTCGGCAGTCCTCTGGGAGACCAGCAGATCGTCATGCTTGAGCCTCGACGAATTGCCGCCCGAACCTCCGCACGAAGGATTGCCAGTGAAACCGGTGAACAGGTCGGCCAGACGATCGGTTATCGGGTTCGTTTTGATGAGGCTGTAAGTGCATCGACGCGCGTGCTGATTGTAACGGAAGGAATCCTGCTGCGCAGGCTGCAGGACGACCCCTTCCTCGAAGATATCGGCGTCGTTGTATTCGATGAATTTCACGAGCGGCGGCTGGACAGCGATCTGGCACTGGCGATGGTGCGCCGGGTTCAGCAAACCGTCAGACCGGATCTTCGGATTGTTGTCATGTCTGCAACGATGGATCCCGGACCGGTTTCCCACTGGCTGGGCAATTGCCCGGTCATCGAAAGCCGGGGGCGAACATTTCCGGTGCGCGTGGAATATCTGCGTCGGACGGATCGAATTCCCCTGCCGACTCTGGCCGCCCAGGGTGTGGAACACGTTCTAGCTCAGACAGACGGAGACATCCTGGTGTTTCTGCCCGGGGTCGGTGAGATCATGAAGACGCAGCGAGAACTGGATTCGCTCGCGCGGCGTCATAACATTGCCATCATGCCACTCTACGGAGACCTTAGTTCCGAAGAACAGGATCAGGTACTGGCTCACAACGTCCGCCGTAAGATCGTTCTGGCAACAAATGTCGCAGAGACGTCAATCACGATCGACGGCATCACGGCTGTGGTGGATTCTGGTTACGCGAGGCAGATGCACTTCGACGCGGATGTGGGACTGGACCGTCTGGAGATGCGTCCCGTTTCCAAAGCCTCGGCGGATCAACGGGCCGGGCGGGCCGGGCGAACTCGGCCCGGCGTTTGTTTGCGTTTGTGGGATGAATCGGCCTATCGCACACGCGCGGATTACGATCAGGCCGAACTGCACCGAGTAGACTTGTCAGCTGCAGTGCTGCGACTCCATGCCTGGGGCGAAAAAAATGTGGCCCTGTTTCCCTGGTTTGAATCTCCTCCCGAAACGGCTCTTCGTCATGCGGACCGGTTGCTGCGACTCCTTGGTGCAATGGATGACAATGGCGTCACGGCACACGGCCAGGCCATGGTTCGCCTCCCGACATCTCCGCGAATTGCCCGATTGCTGATTGAAACACAGAACCACGGGCTGGGACGACGCGGCGCTTTGCTGGCCGCACTTCTCACGGAACGGGATCCGTTCGTGGCGGGAAATGGACCTGTGGCGGGAAAAACTCCTGCCGCGCGGTCGCAGTCCGACGTTCTGGATCGTCTGCTGGCGTTTGAATCGTTTCAACAGACGGGAAATCCTGTGACCTCATTTGGAACAATCCACCGAGCAAACGCTCGAACAATTCAGCTGGTCGCTAGACAATTCGAGCGAGTGCAAAAGGATTCTGAGTATGGGTCTGATGAGTTTCGTAATCAGGCCGATGAGTGGATTCTGCGTTCGCTGGTCGCGGCCTTTCCTGATCGGATTGCAAAGCGACGGGAACCAGGCAGTGATCGCGGCCTGATGATAGGCGGCCGCGGGGTCAGGTTTGGAAGTCAGTCTTCCGTCCGTCAGTGCGAGCTCTTCCTTTGCGTAGATACTGATGGTCGGGGTACCGACGCCCTCATTCGCAAAGCATCGGAAGTTCGCCGTGAATGGTTGCCGTCTTCCCTGATCAGAACCGTGGATGAGTTGTTCTTTCACCCAACTCAAAAATCGGTGACCGCCCGACGTCGCACCTATATGGAGGACTTATTACTGGATGAAACGCCCACGGCAGTCGAGGACACCAGTGAAGCGGCCGAGATCCTCTTTCAGGCAGCGAAATCAAACTGGTCGAGTGTGTTTCCGTCGGACGACGTCGCTGTTGCTGGTTTTTGCACGCGTCTGGCCTGCCTGACAGAGTGGATGCCGGAACTGAATCTGCCAGCACTCGGCGGGACGGAGTTGCAGGAGATTCTTCGGGAGATCTGCCAGGGGCGACGTTCGTTTTCCGAAGTACGCAGAGCCCCTTGGTTAGCGGTGATTCAATCGCGACTGGATTACGCGGCAATTCGCACAATTGAGCGTGAAGCCCCGGAGTCTATCCTTGTTCCCAGCGGAAGTCGGATCCGACTTGTTTACGAATCCGGCCGACCACCTGTTTTGCCAGTGCGAATTCAGGAGATGTTCGGGCTCCGGCAGACTCCACGAGTCGCAGGTGGCCGCATCGCCGTACTGTTGCATCTGTTGGCTCCGAACATGCGACCTCAGCAGGTGACAGATGACCTGGCAAGCTTCTGGGCCAACACCTATCCGGAAGTTCGAAAAGAACTGAAGCGTCGCTACCCGAAACATTCATGGCCAGAGGATCCCCTGACTGCCGAAGCAGTCAGCGGCGCAAAACGCCGACAGAACTAA
- a CDS encoding secretin N-terminal domain-containing protein — protein sequence MPQPLPSRWPLVLLWSVLLWSVLLRLDVSVAQESVVGPQRSTAQVTPVATVQSEGGPPVAANTKTTESGKGTPDSAAGKADGEQKPEENAKKEGQPDSGPVKRPNAAGFVPRKIDEEIRRDPNGTVQFNLSGQPWLDVLRWIADASQLSLDWQELPSDYLNLITTRSYTLPEARDLINRHLLIRGYCIIQRGEILSVLKTKDLNPSLVPRVSAEELTDLPDHTLCKVSFDLNWLLADEAVEELKPMLSSAGQIHKLSRTNRLEILDVASSLRDIRDLLDAEQSQSGTEQLVRTFRLEHRRAEEVIVLLRDLLGIRDDKGSAGSGGMNPGMMQQMQQQMQQMQQQMQQQMASKAGGGTKAKGPAETRLVLNSRENMILAQAAPDQMAIIDQAIQQVDVAQESGRSLLNNMSRMKIYRLETVDPQTLSDLLQQLGDLDPGTVLKVDKSKKAIIAWASLADHLTITTLVEKLDQSGRSVEVIPLRRLEADYVAGTIRALMGPVEKDQNSNRNSSRYFVYGFGMPQQEEEDQSEGFKVEADIEFNRLLVFANNVEMEEIHNLLRKLGELPPKDQAFSGVQSFDLHPDEDLEQLRKRLEFLWQRDNELQFDLPESTTDEPADLPTEDDPAMDDPVVPKNDNQTTAASGASDRPRTFNELLTTRQNKFRSPRNATLDVPVRTRIPQRRPRNAAIVTNQPLQNPAATPQQETKGLRKGAELPNVRISVGPDGRLLVNTDDPEAMLEFEDLFKSISRSRPPYRVFTLKYATPSWVALNLDDYFKAEQETESSMQFDPWFGMRPVEKAVKGKNSLSRRRVPQFITDNFTSTILVRDADARQMQTIQELIELYDVPEPADTRAMRITKLFRLQNAKATSVANAVKDVFRDLLSSNDKALESNDKNQRPSGGFSSFLASMSDDSNEDEPIRFKGLLSIGVDESSNTLIVSSTASLMETLGQMIESLDEAANTTSIMQVIKVDPTVDIQLIQERLDKLLTSPTVQKGNQQPQVPGQQPGNRQSQKPDGSEK from the coding sequence GTGCCGCAACCCCTGCCATCCCGTTGGCCTCTGGTCCTCCTTTGGAGCGTCCTCCTGTGGAGCGTCCTTCTTCGGTTGGATGTTTCCGTTGCTCAGGAATCCGTCGTTGGTCCTCAACGATCGACCGCACAGGTGACACCCGTGGCGACCGTCCAGTCGGAAGGGGGCCCGCCCGTTGCAGCCAACACGAAAACAACAGAATCCGGTAAAGGCACACCCGATAGCGCGGCTGGTAAAGCCGACGGTGAACAGAAACCGGAGGAGAATGCAAAAAAAGAGGGTCAGCCAGACAGCGGGCCGGTAAAACGTCCGAATGCGGCAGGGTTTGTGCCGCGCAAGATCGATGAGGAAATTCGGCGTGATCCAAACGGAACGGTTCAGTTCAATCTTTCGGGCCAACCCTGGCTGGATGTGCTGCGCTGGATTGCTGACGCTTCACAGCTGTCGCTGGATTGGCAGGAACTTCCGAGCGATTATCTGAATCTGATTACCACACGAAGCTACACACTTCCCGAAGCAAGGGACCTGATCAACCGACACCTGCTGATCCGTGGATACTGCATTATTCAGCGAGGTGAGATTCTTTCAGTTCTGAAGACGAAGGACCTGAACCCCTCGCTCGTGCCCCGAGTCTCTGCTGAAGAACTCACGGACTTGCCGGACCACACACTGTGCAAAGTTTCATTTGACCTGAACTGGCTTCTCGCAGACGAAGCTGTCGAAGAGCTGAAGCCGATGCTGAGTTCTGCAGGGCAGATCCATAAGCTGAGTCGAACAAATCGCCTGGAAATTCTGGACGTCGCGTCCAGTCTTCGCGATATTCGGGATCTGCTGGATGCCGAACAATCTCAATCCGGTACAGAACAACTCGTCCGAACTTTCAGGCTCGAACATCGGCGCGCAGAAGAAGTCATCGTTCTGTTGCGTGATCTGCTTGGTATTCGAGACGACAAAGGCTCCGCGGGGTCTGGTGGAATGAACCCGGGCATGATGCAGCAGATGCAACAGCAGATGCAGCAAATGCAACAACAAATGCAGCAGCAAATGGCCAGCAAAGCCGGCGGCGGTACCAAGGCAAAAGGGCCTGCAGAAACACGGCTGGTCCTGAATTCACGCGAGAACATGATTCTTGCACAGGCTGCTCCTGATCAGATGGCAATTATTGATCAGGCCATTCAACAGGTCGATGTCGCACAGGAATCTGGTCGATCCCTGCTGAACAACATGTCCCGAATGAAAATCTATCGACTCGAAACCGTCGACCCCCAGACTCTGTCGGATCTGTTGCAGCAACTGGGTGATCTGGATCCAGGGACCGTACTCAAGGTCGACAAGTCCAAGAAGGCTATCATTGCGTGGGCATCGCTTGCCGATCACCTGACGATCACGACGCTTGTGGAGAAACTGGATCAGTCCGGCCGAAGCGTGGAAGTTATCCCCCTGCGACGACTCGAAGCCGACTATGTTGCGGGCACAATACGTGCGTTAATGGGGCCGGTTGAAAAGGACCAGAACAGCAATCGCAATTCGTCACGGTATTTTGTGTACGGATTCGGAATGCCGCAACAGGAGGAAGAAGATCAAAGCGAAGGATTCAAGGTGGAGGCAGATATTGAGTTCAATCGCCTGCTGGTGTTCGCAAACAACGTCGAAATGGAAGAAATCCACAACCTGCTTCGAAAGCTGGGAGAATTGCCGCCCAAAGACCAGGCCTTTTCAGGAGTTCAATCTTTTGACCTGCATCCGGATGAAGATCTGGAGCAACTGAGGAAGCGACTGGAATTTCTGTGGCAACGCGATAACGAACTGCAGTTTGATTTGCCCGAATCGACAACCGACGAACCAGCAGATCTGCCGACCGAGGACGATCCTGCGATGGACGATCCTGTTGTGCCAAAGAATGACAATCAAACAACGGCAGCCTCGGGTGCCAGCGATCGGCCCCGCACATTCAACGAATTACTGACGACTCGTCAAAACAAGTTTCGGTCTCCGCGGAACGCCACTCTCGACGTTCCCGTGCGAACTCGGATTCCGCAAAGGCGGCCCCGAAATGCAGCAATTGTTACGAATCAACCGTTACAGAATCCGGCTGCCACGCCCCAACAGGAAACCAAGGGTCTTCGGAAGGGCGCCGAGCTTCCGAACGTGCGGATTTCCGTCGGCCCGGATGGAAGATTACTGGTCAATACCGACGATCCTGAAGCGATGCTCGAATTTGAAGACCTGTTCAAATCAATCAGCCGGAGCCGTCCCCCGTATCGCGTTTTCACGCTGAAGTATGCGACTCCCTCCTGGGTCGCTTTAAACCTGGACGACTACTTTAAAGCTGAACAGGAAACGGAGTCTTCCATGCAGTTCGATCCCTGGTTCGGTATGAGACCAGTTGAGAAAGCTGTCAAAGGCAAGAACAGCCTGTCTCGTCGTCGAGTTCCTCAATTCATAACGGACAATTTCACCAGCACGATTCTGGTGCGCGATGCGGACGCACGCCAGATGCAGACCATTCAGGAACTCATCGAACTCTACGATGTCCCGGAACCGGCAGATACCCGTGCGATGCGAATCACGAAACTGTTTCGCCTTCAGAATGCGAAAGCGACATCTGTCGCAAATGCGGTGAAGGATGTGTTCCGGGATCTGCTGAGCTCCAATGACAAGGCCCTGGAATCGAACGACAAGAATCAACGACCATCGGGCGGGTTTTCTTCTTTCCTTGCCAGCATGTCCGATGATTCAAACGAAGACGAGCCGATTCGTTTCAAGGGACTACTTTCCATTGGCGTGGATGAATCGTCAAACACACTGATCGTCTCGTCGACTGCTTCTCTAATGGAAACACTTGGACAGATGATCGAATCACTGGACGAAGCCGCCAATACCACATCGATCATGCAGGTCATCAAGGTTGATCCAACGGTCGATATACAGCTTATTCAGGAACGCCTCGATAAACTGCTGACGAGCCCGACGGTTCAAAAAGGCAATCAGCAACCGCAGGTTCCCGGACAGCAACCAGGCAATCGCCAATCGCAGAAACCTGACGGCTCTGAAAAGTGA
- a CDS encoding tetratricopeptide repeat protein — protein sequence MSENTPQIRVKSGIPWYIWFLLILVGGGVLAATVVSLTPVDPEQTYQDAMAAYDVKDAKAFKALLATLKTQEGYESHVQLLEALDLLGNSRPLKAVPVFAEAAKNESIRTLALSYQAQAMARGDQRKEAIGVLRQAIQNDPDDKMPHGILGGILYEIGAYTEALQELAVTTEHGTDKEAASAHNLRGNMLLELGRGEEAAADFEAALSRDPRNVANGYIALRMLQSLNQAGQFSKTLEMIDAADQSAKKEAIRAEALLETGDVTAALKVIEDTNMAEARDSSTIEIEAKILASGKVDQSEVEIKLPKLRESMIRMSRNARYFGYMAEALKLTGHEEEANLYLQNHEQLVDREKQYHELRDQVIDTVEDVESRLNLGRLAAACGHFEESQFWLTTAKRIEPERTGEVARLQNELLRLLPELVSLGSFRVLPENVSSTPPTDIPPIDPTKIDTDPEKHRDTKKATDQTNSDTGAAASDSPADPSTKKE from the coding sequence ATGTCTGAAAACACTCCACAAATTCGCGTCAAATCCGGTATCCCCTGGTACATCTGGTTTTTGCTGATTTTGGTCGGCGGTGGCGTGCTGGCAGCTACAGTTGTAAGTTTGACGCCCGTCGATCCGGAGCAAACCTACCAGGATGCGATGGCTGCCTATGATGTAAAAGACGCGAAAGCCTTCAAAGCCCTCTTGGCGACTCTGAAAACTCAGGAGGGCTATGAATCGCATGTGCAATTGCTTGAAGCGCTTGATCTGCTCGGAAATTCACGCCCACTGAAGGCCGTTCCTGTTTTCGCCGAAGCTGCAAAAAACGAGTCCATCCGAACATTGGCCCTGTCATACCAGGCTCAGGCAATGGCGCGGGGTGACCAGCGGAAAGAAGCGATTGGCGTCCTGAGACAAGCCATTCAGAATGATCCGGATGACAAGATGCCACACGGAATCCTGGGTGGCATCCTGTATGAAATCGGCGCCTATACCGAAGCACTGCAAGAGTTGGCGGTGACGACTGAGCATGGGACCGACAAAGAAGCCGCGTCAGCACATAACCTCAGAGGCAACATGCTTCTTGAATTGGGGCGCGGTGAGGAGGCAGCCGCAGATTTTGAAGCGGCACTCTCAAGAGACCCTCGCAACGTTGCCAATGGCTACATCGCGCTGCGAATGCTGCAAAGCCTGAATCAGGCGGGACAATTCTCCAAAACGCTGGAGATGATTGATGCCGCGGACCAGTCAGCAAAGAAGGAAGCAATTCGCGCAGAGGCATTGCTTGAGACAGGTGATGTGACTGCCGCACTGAAGGTCATCGAAGATACCAACATGGCAGAGGCTCGCGATTCCAGCACGATCGAGATCGAGGCGAAAATACTGGCTTCCGGGAAGGTCGATCAGTCGGAAGTGGAGATTAAGCTGCCAAAGCTTCGCGAATCAATGATACGCATGTCACGTAACGCTCGATACTTTGGGTACATGGCTGAAGCCCTCAAGCTGACAGGCCACGAAGAAGAAGCGAATCTTTACCTTCAGAATCATGAACAGTTGGTTGACCGGGAAAAACAATATCACGAACTGCGTGACCAGGTCATTGATACAGTAGAGGATGTCGAAAGCCGTCTGAATCTGGGCCGCCTGGCGGCGGCCTGCGGCCATTTCGAAGAATCACAATTCTGGTTGACCACAGCAAAGAGAATTGAACCCGAGCGCACGGGCGAAGTGGCACGTCTTCAGAACGAGCTGTTGCGACTGCTGCCGGAACTCGTGTCACTGGGAAGTTTTCGAGTCCTTCCGGAAAACGTATCGTCCACTCCTCCAACAGATATTCCGCCGATCGATCCCACAAAGATCGATACTGACCCGGAAAAACACCGCGACACCAAAAAGGCCACTGACCAGACAAACAGTGACACGGGTGCGGCGGCTTCTGATTCACCTGCCGATCCGTCTACTAAGAAGGAATGA
- a CDS encoding DNA-binding transcriptional regulator encodes MKRRHSVALLIETSNAYSRGIIDGVISFVRQTGNWSVYLPEQERGARPPDWLNRWKGDGIIARVENTSIARAVQKTKLPTVDISAGRFLSGVPWVETDDSTIAMLAAEHLIERGFQHLAFCGDPGFNWSFMRQTQFEQSALAAGCTCDIHNSISRMDTDYSWNRDRRKLRSWLRRLPRPVGIMACYDIKAQQLLSICRDEEIRVPEEVAVIGVDNDRRLCELCDPPLSSVVPNSWKTGYQAASLLNQMMSGRMVDQCGHLIAPIGIETRQSTDILAIDDDHVSAAVRFIRSRACEGIDVSDVLKAVPLSRRVLESRFRTLVGRTPHAEITRVRIDRVKTLLRETEQPLASIAQAAGFRHVEYLSVAFRKATGRTPREYRRLVRPQ; translated from the coding sequence GTGAAGCGTCGACATTCCGTAGCACTGCTGATTGAGACCTCAAATGCCTATTCGCGCGGTATTATCGACGGCGTGATATCGTTTGTGCGACAGACGGGAAACTGGTCCGTGTACCTCCCGGAGCAGGAGCGTGGCGCCCGCCCGCCGGACTGGCTGAATCGATGGAAGGGCGATGGCATTATTGCCCGCGTCGAAAATACATCCATCGCCAGGGCGGTTCAAAAAACAAAGTTGCCGACCGTCGATATCAGTGCGGGCCGTTTCTTGTCGGGCGTACCATGGGTGGAAACAGACGACTCAACTATTGCAATGTTGGCAGCAGAACATCTGATTGAGCGAGGCTTTCAGCATCTGGCGTTCTGTGGCGACCCGGGGTTCAACTGGTCCTTCATGAGACAGACTCAGTTTGAACAATCCGCTCTGGCCGCAGGATGTACATGCGATATCCACAACAGCATCTCGCGGATGGACACCGATTACTCATGGAACAGAGATCGCAGAAAGCTTCGAAGCTGGCTACGCAGGCTGCCTCGTCCGGTGGGGATTATGGCGTGCTATGACATTAAAGCGCAGCAGTTGTTGTCGATCTGTCGTGACGAAGAGATTCGAGTGCCCGAAGAGGTCGCTGTAATCGGAGTGGACAATGATCGACGCCTGTGCGAGCTCTGCGATCCGCCGTTAAGCAGCGTGGTGCCCAATTCATGGAAGACAGGTTACCAGGCAGCATCTCTGCTCAATCAAATGATGTCCGGAAGAATGGTCGACCAGTGTGGTCATTTGATCGCTCCGATCGGTATCGAAACCCGACAGTCGACAGACATACTCGCAATCGATGACGACCATGTCTCAGCAGCGGTACGGTTCATTCGCAGTCGGGCGTGTGAAGGGATCGACGTCAGTGACGTTCTCAAAGCGGTCCCACTGTCGCGTCGGGTGCTGGAAAGTCGTTTTCGCACCCTTGTTGGACGCACGCCTCATGCAGAGATTACTCGCGTCAGGATTGATCGAGTGAAAACATTGCTGCGTGAAACGGAACAACCTCTGGCGTCAATTGCTCAGGCCGCAGGATTTCGGCACGTTGAGTATCTGTCGGTCGCCTTTCGTAAAGCGACCGGACGAACCCCGCGTGAATATCGCCGTTTAGTGCGACCGCAGTAG
- a CDS encoding Gfo/Idh/MocA family oxidoreductase encodes MSQLNVAMIGLGFGAEFIPIYQAHPNANVAAICRRNVDEMNKVGDQFGIEKRYTDYDQVLADPNIDYVHINSPIPDHAWMSLKALDAGKHVMCTVPMATTIEDCQKIVEKVRETGLKYMMAETVVYSREYLFIKEMYEKGELGKIQHLAASHPQDMDGWPSYWEKMIPMHYATHVVSPCLGLVNGLAEYVSCFGSGTVRDDIAQKSGNSFAVETCHIKIKDTDLTAHIWRFLYDVARQYRESFDVYGTKKSFEWTLIENEPHVIHTAKKPEHEIAEKIEVPDFAHLLPKEIQKFTQPAEIHDTEHLSFIQGGGHGGSHPHLVHEMVSAILEDRDPRPNAVTSANWTCVGICAHESAKRGGEIVRLPDFTLG; translated from the coding sequence ATGAGCCAATTGAATGTTGCCATGATCGGGCTGGGGTTTGGTGCGGAATTTATTCCTATTTATCAGGCTCATCCCAACGCCAACGTTGCCGCCATCTGCCGTCGCAACGTGGACGAAATGAACAAAGTGGGCGATCAGTTTGGCATCGAAAAACGCTACACCGATTACGACCAGGTGCTGGCTGACCCCAACATCGACTACGTCCACATCAACAGTCCGATTCCCGACCACGCGTGGATGTCGCTGAAGGCTCTGGACGCCGGCAAGCACGTCATGTGTACCGTGCCGATGGCAACCACCATTGAAGATTGTCAGAAGATTGTCGAGAAGGTCAGAGAGACCGGCCTGAAGTACATGATGGCCGAAACCGTTGTCTACAGTCGGGAATATCTGTTCATCAAAGAGATGTACGAAAAAGGCGAGCTCGGCAAGATCCAGCATCTGGCGGCTTCGCATCCTCAGGACATGGACGGCTGGCCCAGCTACTGGGAAAAGATGATCCCCATGCACTATGCCACTCACGTGGTCAGCCCGTGCCTGGGCCTGGTGAACGGACTGGCCGAATACGTCAGCTGTTTCGGCAGCGGTACTGTGCGAGACGATATTGCTCAGAAGTCCGGCAACAGCTTTGCCGTCGAAACCTGTCACATCAAAATCAAAGACACAGACCTGACGGCTCACATCTGGCGCTTCCTGTACGATGTGGCTCGCCAGTATCGCGAAAGCTTTGACGTGTACGGCACAAAGAAAAGCTTCGAGTGGACTCTGATTGAAAACGAACCGCACGTCATTCACACGGCCAAGAAGCCGGAACACGAGATCGCAGAAAAGATCGAAGTGCCGGACTTTGCTCACCTGCTGCCCAAAGAAATCCAGAAGTTCACACAGCCTGCAGAGATCCACGACACGGAACACCTGAGCTTCATTCAGGGCGGTGGCCACGGCGGATCACATCCGCACCTGGTTCACGAAATGGTCAGTGCAATTCTGGAAGACCGAGATCCACGCCCCAACGCTGTCACATCCGCCAACTGGACCTGCGTGGGCATCTGTGCTCATGAATCGGCGAAACGCGGTGGCGAAATCGTACGTTTGCCTGATTTTACGCTGGGATAA